The Coffea arabica cultivar ET-39 chromosome 10e, Coffea Arabica ET-39 HiFi, whole genome shotgun sequence region CTGTACAAGAATCAGAAAGTGTAAAAGTTTAGACCACCACTCATTGAAACATTTGAAAAGTTCATGGAAAACATAAATTGAGATCAATTTATCTAAATGTCAAGATTAAATAACCCATTAAAAGTacaagcatacacttgtgagcAAGAACACTTACAAGCCCTTTGGTCCTTGGTAAGACCATCTCTATGATACTAAATTATTAAGTACTTCAAAATGAAGATTATACTCACCAGATGATATGCAACAATATGCAACTTTGAAAATGATAtgtaaattgaaagaaaaaggctCAAGATCTCTTAACATTTCAATTCACCAACTACATACAGCTTAATCTTTTTCCCTGTGTACGAGGTATAATTACTGTATACATCCATAAATGATCTTCAGCCAAGGATATATTTAGTTATGCTAAGAAGCTTGCAATTATGACCATTCATGATACACACAAAAAACTTGTCTATCAATTACCCTGACTTGCTTAAGACTCTTGAACTCCTCCATGCCATGTTTTTGTGTGTCAGCCTGCAAGAAGACATAAAGCCAAATTCAAaactaacaaaacaaaaagattaTAGAGCATTGATGCTCTCTAACCCAAATTTGTTCAACCTTTGCTTTTTGTTCCTGGCTATGCTTTGCACAATAAGCCTTGTGCTGTAGCTTTCCACCAATAGTCTTACTATTCATATAGAAGCCAGTGCTTCGAGCACAAGAGGCATGAAATGTGCTCTGACAGTTGCCATAATTACACTGCAGATAATCACTGAATAGTTAGAATAAACAGATTCAAAGGATAAGCAGAAAATCATGATGAAACATATCAGCCCACCTTAATGCAGACACCTTGCTTCCTAGAGCAAATAACACATACTTCACCTCCCTTGGAGAGACTCTCCTGGCAATGGTAGCATGGAAATCAATCAATAACACTACAAATGTCTTGTACTTAACCAGCTAATAAACATGCACTTTTAAACATTATAACATTAAAAATAGTAGACAAATGTACACACCATGCCGTCAACTGGATTGACTTGTCCTCTTCTGAATGTTGATTCTAATACCCACTACAAACATCAAGAGAAGTAAAACATATATCCATAGCAGTGAATATTAACAACCAACGTAATGTCCAGTTATAAGAGATAAGAAAATTTTACTTCAGCACAAAAAGCATGGATCCATTGACCATTGGTTGACCTTCTAAAAGCACCAGCAGTTCCACCACATAAACCGCATTCAGCCACAAAATAGGGTTTCTCCCAGGCACTCGCAGTTGGCAATCCAGAGCCTCTAGAAGACAATAGATCTTCACATAATTCACAATACCACGGACCAGTAGAACTTTTAACACCTCGATAACAATCCAAATGAACTGCAACCTGTTAGCAAAGAAAATGAGGAATGTGTGGGAACTTTACAACTTGCACACATATACAAAGGTCCATAAGacatttttcaaagaaattcaCCTTGCAACTTGAACAGACTAAGATTGGATTCAAAATTGTCTCACATCTACCACAAATTTCACAAGTTCTGGGGTGTTCAACGGCAAAATCTGATGCCAAAGAGAAAGGATCAGAGTTCTTTTCAGATGAGAGACGTGCAGCAGCTGATCTTGAAATTGTTTCCTTGACTCGAGGATTTTGCTGCGAGTAGATCCCTGGCCGTCCATTAGAAAAGTTACCCTTTGACAGATCCTGCACAAAGGAGGAAGAaatgaaaggaaagaaaaaaataaaaaataaaaatgaaaaggatTGTCCAAGAAGCAGATTAGGAATACATataaatagagaaatgacaagGAACAAAAACAAGCGAGGCAAGAAAGTAATTAATAAAAATCATTACTTAACCCTATTATGTGCAGAACAAACCTCTGCATGTGCCGATTCTTCAATGGCATCCTTCCTCAATGATGAAATCCTAGACGAAGCCGCAGCTGCAGCTGTTGCAGCAGCCAAGACAGCCTGAGCTTCTTTGTGCCGTCGCTCCTTTCTTCCTTGCTTTTTTGCTTCTCTAAGATCATAAAGATACTGGCTAAGCAAAACGGCATCCCATTTCTTTTTCCTAGCAGCATCAATTTCTTCTTGAAGATTCTTTGCAACCTTAGAAATTAAATCATCTGCAGAgacaaaaccaacaaataatggaATTAGATATCAACAAGAAGAAAGCAAAACAAATACTGACATTAGAATCACCAGCTAAGATCTTCATCAATAcccaaccaaaaaagaaaactttACAGCCCAAGATAACctaaaaataaaatgacaaaTGAAGGAAAAGCAAATAACTAAAATAGAAGCCGTACTCACCAATAAAATGCTTTCTACTAATAGCACAGGACAATAGCCTCTGCTGAAAAAAGATGAGTTCTCCTTCAACTTCATCGGATGGAGACAATTCCAGCACACCCATTTTCCTTGCCTTTACCAATTGTTCACGATTTCCCACGCTAAGTTTAGTCATCCAATCAGTAGGAGCTGCTTGTTGACCATGTCGATGGCAGCAAATGCCTGAACTTGAAGATGCTCCAAACTGCGaaaattctctctctcttgaaccTGCTTAAGAATGCTAGTAAATCCCCACCTTTTTTTGAGGTAAAAGTTAAAAATAGGCAGCAAAATTACCTCCATAATCAACTCTATTATTCATCGCAATTAGCTTATGCTGTATAAGTGGGTGAGTGTAAGATTCAGAATTTCTGCCAAAgcacaaaaacaaagaaaaagtttGGAAGGGCTCCATGCAGCAAGACATTTTTGGCAAACGAAACGTCAACAAAACTCCAGAAGTATAAAGGCCTCTTAAGCAAAATTGGCCACTATTATAGGAACTACATGCAATTATAGGAGTAGAACTTACATTAGATTAGGAACACAATCTAAAGCAACTAATGattttgcattctttttatCATACTTTGCAGCAGTATTATGTTCAGATGCAGCATCCACCTTTGATGGACCATTCTGGTACATGCCAATGGCTACAGCATCTGATGGCTCACCtgtcaaacaaaataaaaaagtatGAGCAAGGAAAACAcggtttgaaaatttgaaaattagttgGGACTTTTGGTGCTATGACTCAAACACAGCAAAACATCTGGATTTGATAAACAAAATGATAAGTGAATTAAGAATTCTCAGGGCTGTCTCGCTATACTACTCTCACCATTTCCCTCCACTAGCaccccaacccccccccccttttgccccaaaaaaaaaagtgtttgaCAACAGGAACATAAAAAGGGACATGTTAGGCATCTCTATGCACATTCTACAGAACACATTAAAACCGAAAGGGTTGCTAAACATCCACTTCATGATAATTGCAGAACCTCGTAATTTGCAGTGAACAATATAATCATGCTCAACCAGATTGTTTTTCCACattatgaatttaaatgaaaGCACATCTCAAACAAGGGGTATGACTACAGAGGAACCACAATTCAGAAGAAGAGACTAAGTTCAACAGGTGAACAAAAAGGAAAACCTCCTACAGTGACAGCAGCTAAATCCTCAATCGACCTCATCCCCACCCCTTCTTCAGGGGCCCCAGAAATTGGATTGCCAAGAAAACAACCATTCCTTTCAAGAAAGAATGGACAAACTAAGAATAAAGTATCAGACACAAGATTAGGCTGGGAAAATATCAAAATCTACCTGATTTTACAGAGTTTCACTCTAGACTGAGCACTGTAACAGAATATGCTTTTCTCAGGCCTAAGTGAGACGTGCATCGCATATTTGCTTCTCAAGAAGAAGAGTTTCAAGGTTCAACGAACATAGATAATGACAAGGTGTAGCAATTTTGAAGTAACAAGAGCAACAGAATCTTTCAAACCAGAAGACTTCATGCAAAATTTACATCCCACAACTTGGATTAGACTATAACTATTAACTACATGCAGCAGCTAGATGATAGATTACAATCACACCTTCGTCTTCAGGGAGAATTGTTGCAGAAATATCCTCACATTCCAATCCCTCATTGATATTCTgctaaaagaaaatataaattatttAAACATTGTACGAAATCAATAGCAGAACTTCAAAGACATTGTACAAAAGCAGTAGCAGAACTTCAGTTCCAGAAAAGGACCAGAAGAAGTACAGGACACTTGTTATCATCAGATATCAACTCAAACCATATCAAAGTGCTCAATTCTTTAACATCAAGAACATGGATGCTCATTAAACAGAACTATAACATTATCAAGAAGTGGGAAAATTAACAACACAGACGTACACTAACAAGCAATAACTAATATTGTGAAAAACAGATATAAGAATGAAAACAAACAATATAAACAACTTCCaaacaaaatttccaaattgaAATAAAACTAGCAAAGGCAGGAAGCACGATACAAGTGCATAATAGAACATTATGGGATGCATACCCCAAATACATCAGGTAACAAGACTTGGATTAGATTAGTAGTAGTAAGTCAGGCTAATGTGCCCTGGATAATGAACATCTCGTGCCCTTTGGTAGCTTAAGTTATCATTTGACTGAGGgccaaagcaaaaaaaaaatgctatcaTCAGTCATCGGGTATTGGCACCCCAGATAAAACGAATATTTATCTGAACTACAGAAACTTTAAAGCTAAAATTTTATAGGAACTGAATGACTCTTAGTGATCTTTTCTATCATTAACAGCTCTAAAGAAAGTCTCACTAACAAGCCAAATACATCTAATGAACTCAACAAAAGACAAAGTTCACTGATTGTCCAAGCCAAAGACAAGCAAGTATTGATGTAATCACCTTCTCAGAGCCAGCAGAAGACCCCTTACTTGGACAGCCATCCCCATTGGGCAAACCACATCCCATCTCATCCAAGACCATATCATCACCAATCATTTCTCGCGATGTGCACATAACTTTATCATTGTTCAAAATCCTGATGTCGCTTTTAGTTCTCCTTCGAGGTGGTATGCACTTGATTCGGTCAACATTCGGTATTTCGGTTCTAGACACTGTTACAGCATTTGAATCGACAGGAACACTCATGTGATCTTCATCCATTGATGATGTACTGGATTTGATCTTAACTTTCACTGTTTTGTGTAAGCTGCCAACATTACCATGATGCTTAAGCCACGTAACTATTTTACCATTCAAGCCGGGGACTGCCAGATTTTCCTGTACAAACAAACCATCAGGTAAAAAAGTAACTAAAACTGAAAACTAGTTGAAATATAAGGAGATTGCTCAAAAACAGTACCAATTTACTCTGCTCATAGAATAAGAGATAAACCACACAAAGGTGACAACAAAGCAAGGCTTTATTCAGCTCTGATAGTACCCAGCTCATAAAGTGAACTAACCCCAGGAAAAAATTTGCaagataacaagtcccaagagAATTAAAGTTTACCTTGAGGACTGGGGCCAATGAATCAGGAGATACCCCAAATTCTTCAGCCAAATCTTTCATATCAACTTTCCCTTGATCAATTaactgaaaaaagaaacaagcaaataataattacatgtctgcagaaaaaataaaaacctcCACATAAAGACTTCAAATGATGAACAATACTCAGTACCTTCCTCACCATCATGTTGAGATTCATAGTTTCAGATACATCATCATCATCGGTGGCTTCCACTCCTGATGTACCATTATTAAAATGCTGCTGCAAATCAACCAATTCTGACTGAACTTCAGAATTTGACCTGTTATCTGACAATCCATCCACATGTAACACACCATTGTTCATCTTATCCGCATTCACACTCAAATCATCTATTTCGATATTGACAGCAACCTTATCCCCATTCCTTCTGCCAAATTTGTGAATTCTGTCAGCTGATGGCTTCACAGCCTGATTCTTTGAATCAGGACCAACAGGCACCAACATGTCTCCTGTGCACTGACCACTGGTGCCATTATCAACTTCTGAATGTTTTGAACAAAATGCTCGCAACTCAACCTGAAAGAAAGTCAATGGCacaaaaaaagagtaaaaatcacttcaaatcaaattTACACCATCAACAGATGAACATGATCAGACCTGACAGAAATATGAAAatacccccccccccttttaatttaaatagatgaaagaATAAACATACTTCATCACATCCACGTCTTCCCCAAATCTCCATTCTGTGCTTTGCCTCTCTAGCACATAAAGGATGGAAAGAAGTTCTACAAGCTCCTATTAAACACAATTGAGAACAGTCAATAAAATTTGGATGCAATTCAATAAACATGTCAGAGGTGAAACTTCCAACAGCAAAGCACAATCAAACACAGGCATACACAGAAGGGGAGAGCCAAGTCAAAGGATCGATGCCCAAATGTAAGTCAAATAGGATGTACAAATCAAGAGAATTTTGCAACAGCACCAAGTaaacaaacatgaaagttgaaaACCCAAACTAAATAAACAAAGTTCCAGTTGGAAGCCGCACCTATAACTGAAGTGAGTCAACAAAATGATACATGAACAGAGCTCGATGAAGATATAACTCTATAATATACAATGGCCCTCAAGCCAACATCTTGCCTCCTAAAGGAACAACTCACCCCAGCAGAATGGGTCCCCCACCAAAGGAAAACCAAGTCAAACCAGCCTCTACTACAAGCTATTCAGTAGCAAGTTTACATTAGAGGCAAGAAGTTGTCAACTAGTCCATAATCCCACATTCAAATGATGCAGTGGGCATTAATAGGGAAAAACTATGGCTTCCAGAAGATTAAAGAAAAGGTCATGAGTAAAATAATCTGGATCAAGTTTTCTAATTGTCATAAGAAGCCTCCTCGTGTACTTCAGTGTGAAAGTACATTTCTCCAGTTTGTCAGCATTGTGTATTATATTACATTCTACTCCATTTAGTAACCATTCCTactggctctttttttttttttttgaggtcgTGCAGTGAAGAAAACTCACAGAATTTTAATTTAATTCTAGCCATATCATGACTAATTGTGCTCAAAACTTAATTTTGATGTGTCAGGTTAGAGACGAATGAATGACTGTTTATAAACTGCGAAAGTTTGgtttaattttaaatatatctTATATAATTGTACCCAAAACGTAGTTTTGATGTGTCATGTTAGAGAAGAATGAACGACTACATTTATAAACTACAACAGTGAATGCCATAGAATAAGTATTTAGTATATCATTCGAATTATCACTTCTTATTTCATTTCACGAGGTTCCTTTGCCCATATTTGAGTTCATTAGAGCTTGATGTTTCATTCCTTTGAGAAAGTTAGCAACCCCCTGCCCCCAAAAAAAGCTATGCTTTTCTCATCTTAATACTTAATATAGATTTCCCACTGTTCTCAATTCTGTTCTCATCAGTCCATTCAACACCATATGGTTTTGAAGACCTTGGCTGATATACCATTAACTCGCATTCTCAAGTTGTAGATGTTAAATGCTCAAATCACAGTGCAGAAAGCAATTCTTACTAGCCAACATACTCAGGAAAGCCTGATGCCACTCTGCCAACATTCTTTCTTCCTACATATAAAAACAATTCCTACCAACCATCACACGTGATACCAACAATATTTCATAACTCTTTTACACATCATAGTCCTACTAGACCCTGATATGCTACTTTTCTGTTGCCTCTATTGAGAAACTATCTACCTCTAAGTCATCCAGCATCATCACAATTCTTTCAGAACTGTGAATCATAAACTACAATTAGAATACTTGGCCCATATCATAGAGAGACAATCTGTGCAGAACAGAACAACAAGACTACCAGCTCTCACTGCTTTACCTACTACCCCTAAAGAATGAAATTTACCCCAGTATGCAATAACAAAATCAGATAACTATAgcaccttttcttttgtttgggctttgggtgggggggggggggggcaatCTGCTTCATAGACTGCACAGATCAAATATCTCAAGTCTTCAGATTATAGCTTGGGATTGCTAAGCCTTCTTTAAAACTACTATGGTGTTTGATTTCCTCTGCACATAGAGAAAGTGCCTTTGAGGCATAGGTAAACCTCCCTAACTAGATAAATTACAGCAGCCATGGTAATAAGACACATAGTGCACCAGATTGAGGTAGGCCTGCAAGTGCTGCTATGCTGTATAAGTGTAAGTGTAATTGTATGTATATTCACTCACAGCTTACACTTTTGcaaatttaaacatttaaagtACAAAAGAAGCACAATAATAAACATttctagcaaaaaaaaaaagtgcaaacAAATGCATCAAAGATTAAAAGTACAAACTACAATTCCATAACAAAAAACAAATGCATATCTACAAGAAAGTGAACAACCAATATACCCAACTTTGAAGGTTCCAAGCAGCCAAAGCATTCAAAAATGCATCAAAATTAAAATACTACTCATCCTCATCAATTAAGTCGAGAAACATTAAGGATTTACCATAGTTATTATCAAGTAATATAGACTTCTAATCCCTTAAAAGTCGCAAACTAATTAGACTATTTACTAATAAAtgataaggaaaagaaaaaaacaatggCTTTAAGAAAATCAGAGTgggaaaaagggaaggaaaagaaTTAAAAGGTTTCTCTTTTGCACTTCTGAGCATTGGTTAGATTTGTGCACTTTGCTGTGCTTCATATTGGTCACTAGTTTCAGATAATAAAAACCACAGGGGGTGTTATTTACCTCACTTCCATACAGCATGAGATCATAAGCTCGCAAAACATTTTTAAGGTTAAAACAACTTCTAATACAGGACATGCATTATAAGGCAATAGCTCAATATAAGATTCTCACATTCACCTAACTTACTGGATTAGTTTATCCACAGAATACAACCTGACTATTTTTTCAGTTGCACCATATCGAACTAATTCAAGCTGTCATCTGTCTTAATTAACCTTTAACAAAATGATAATAACTTGCTCTTTTCAgccaaaatgatttttgtgagcaCATTGAGACATTGGGGATTTGATGTTATTCTTTCTATTACATGTGTTATTTTGTGATGCAAACGGGGGCAAAAAAGTGCAATTTACTGAATAGATAGCAGAGTTCTAAAATATCAGAGAGATACTGCCGCAATCACATGCCAAAATACTAATTCTGCAAAGAATATTTGTTTGGAACATCATAATAGTTGAAAAAGTTAAAACCACCCACCACCTGTCTTGTGCAATTACAACCATGCGTGTGCTATAGAAGCCCTtatcctttttttccttcttagaAGCCTTTATTTTatgccaaaaataaaaaaaaatatcaagcaTATCGTCAAGGAAAAAAGAATCTTTAGGACCTTTCACTGTAATAGCAACTTAAACATGTGCAACTTATTTATCTTGTGGCCTAACATCAATCCAGTACAAAAATGATCTCCTATGAAAATATACCCAGCTTATTTCGTATCAACAAATATATCAGAAGtcgtatttaaaaaatatacatataGGAAACCTTAAATTAGCCCAAGCTTGCATCTTTGGGGCCTTATGGAAGCAAGGAACAGACACTTCCGTGGAATATACTGAACATAAGGCAGTTTTCGACACAAGTTGCTCATGCACCAACAAGAATGAtccaagcattttttttttaatttggacagaaattaaTAACAACTTCAATATCATACTTTATATAGTAACATTGATCAGGAATGCCATTTGGTAGTGGTTATATACTAATAAGTTCTCAAAAGTTAAATTACCCTACCATCAAATTCTTTTTCAAgtccaaaacaaaaaagaacatCAAAATCTGTTAAAAATAATGGTTGTTAACAACAATTAAACAAGCatataagaagaaaagaagagaaaatcaagaaatgacACATCAAAATATGCACTCACTGAACAACACAataatagaaaacaaaaatttttgaattttgaatctcTACACTGTTTTGAATATTTTGCTTTTGACAAATTCGACTACCTTTTGCATGTAAGTTCCTCGTACCATTAATTAATCTAGCAAGTGAAAAAGACCAGGATCCTCACAGATATCAAAGGTCCACATACAGTACATCACTTGTACATCAATAGCTCAATGGACTCCAAGAAAGGAAAGGCAAAACTGAAATTCACAAGGGACAATATGAATACATGAAACAATTTATAATGAAAACCCAGCCCTTTATCAACATTTGTTCTCTTCCTTCCAcatgaatgatgagaaaaagaaaatcacacAAGAAATTTCAGCATTTGACATATAGCAAGACTACAGCACAAAAATTGTCCATAATCAATTTTGTATACCACATTCACAAGAGGAATCAATTTAATTTAGTTAATCAAGGAAAAAAGCTCCTAGAGATCTTCCTCCTGTGTTAATTACAGCTAACTCAACCTTCAGCTTACTTGTTATCAAACTTAAAATGCACGCTTGTAttgcttctctttctttttggaTAATAAACCAACTAACAACAATATGCTATTCTCAGGTACACTGATTGCAACAATTTCCTAGAAAGTTATGAAATCTCTATTTCACACTCTTGACAACACAGCATCTAAATCGTCAATAACTGAATGGCTGTCTATAAACCTTATAGCTCTCAAAACAGTCTATAAAAGCTCAATAAAAAATTGGGGACAAAAGAGTACTCTAGCTGAAAGAGGAAAATATGATTTTATCAACTAAATTTGCTGAGCAATTGCAGGATCTTCAGGGAGAAAAGCgcccttcttcctttttctcagAAGAGCTAGCAGGTACAAATTCAATAGAATTATACTTTTGGGACAAAAGGTTATGTAACATTTAAAGATCCTTGGTGATAAAGAAGATGGCATACAGACCAATATACATGCATGTATAACCCTctccaaccccccccccccaaaaaaaaaagaaaaacagaacaaaGATGGTGCTAAAAAATACTTTGTGACAACCACAAACAAGAGCAACATCACCAGACAAGCAGTTAATCAACCATTTAACATCCATCAATCCAAGATGAACAAGGGAATAATCATCAGGGAGTaatcatcaagaaaatgatCTACAGGTAATAATCATCAAGAAAACAATCTACTTGAGTCACTGTaactacccaaaaaaaaaactacactCCATTTGCATGATATATTTCAAGCCAAACGTGCAATAAAAAGACAAATTGAGCACTAGCCAagatatctatatatatataaaagggtTTTCACCATTTTATCAGACCATATAACCCAGAGCTCCACAGTGTAGGAAGTACATATAAGCAAGCACTTATAATCAAACTGTCCTCGCAATCTGGTACATTCGTATTAGTTCAACTTACACGGCATCCCTTAGCACtcagaaaatatatatatatatatatatatatatatatatatatatatatatatatatataaccttCAGTTTGTTGTACCATCCAATAAAGAGAATAATCAATAGAATGTACTATAAGCAAGCAACAATACATACCATAGCTGCAACGTACACAGGCACCAAACTTCACCTTGCAAAGATAACAAACTAGCTTTCTCTGAGTATCATTTATACCATCAATATTCATTATCGGCTCCATCGTCCTAATATTCTCCACATAAACCTCAGGCATCCACTGGCAACAAAACAAATGAGCATATTCCACCTGCAGACCCTGATTTTCTGTCTTTTGAGCATGCTTCAGTGCACCACCCTGCTTGGGACAAAGCAAGCATGGTCTGTCACCACTCTGACCATCTTTCTTCTGTTTACACCAAGAACACAACCAAGTCCCATCCACATCATCCTGCATCCCATAGCATCTTTGATGAACAGCAACACCACAAGAGCTGCAAATGATCAACCGGTTCAGCTGGTCACCCATGTCACCTTTACTACAGTAGTGAcacaaagaagaaaaaccttCCACAGGATGACAAACAAGAACTTTCTCCAACCCTGAATCCCCACCCAAGAGCTTCCGTTTCTTCGAAGGCCGCTCTGAAGTCAAATAGATCTTACTTCTAGAACCTAATAACCATTCCAAACCATTTGAACCGGTATCAAACTTAAAACCATTATCCTTCTTACTTTtctctcctcctccttctcctcctccttcttcttcttcttcttctcctcctcctcctcctcctacttcttcatcttcttcctctGCCTTACCTGCTTCATTTCCTTCTCCTACAATGTCCACATCCATAAGCTGCAGCTCATTTTTGTTCTTAATTCCACCATCCTCCTCCCTTCCAGTTTCTTTAATGTCACAATCTTCATCCCTTATAGGAAGCCGTCCATCAGAACCCCCACTACTTTGGACGCTGGCAATCTCTACATTGTACATATCACCTATGCTGCACAAATTGCAAACATTCCCCTCATTGTCCAATGCAGGTATGGAAAAGCACTTATCACTATTTGACAAACCCAGAGACGAGACCTCACAGAGCTTATCTATATCCTCCACGGCCAAATCACGAAAGTACTCCTCCGTTTCCACCCAAATATTTGTACCACGAGCCTTTTCAGGCCGCGCTTTATGCTCCGTGCCTGAATGCGACCGCTTATGCCTCTTCCTACTATCAGAATGCTTTGACAACAACTGCGCCAACGCACTTGGCAGGAAAGTAGTGGAAGCCACACTAGCACTAGCACTAGCACTGATAGAAGGAGTCTGAGTAGAACCAACATCGTCCCCGTCAAAAGGGCCCCGCAGGCAAAGCGCTTTGCGAGCCTGGCTGAAGAAATCCATTGACGAAAAGGAGTTCCTCAGTGGCGGTGTCAAGGGTGCCCCAAGTTCCTCAGGGCTCAAGGGCTTATCCGTAATTTCAACCGAGATAGGTGCCTTAACTGAAACAGGACAAGGTTT contains the following coding sequences:
- the LOC113711074 gene encoding uncharacterized protein isoform X4 — protein: MLQAWCWKWLVEAMTGGGGGGGAGGGGGGGGQRRRKLNMGNEGKPCPVSVKAPISVEITDKPLSPEELGAPLTPPLRNSFSSMDFFSQARKALCLRGPFDGDDVGSTQTPSISASASASVASTTFLPSALAQLLSKHSDSRKRHKRSHSGTEHKARPEKARGTNIWVETEEYFRDLAVEDIDKLCEVSSLGLSNSDKCFSIPALDNEGNVCNLCSIGDMYNVEIASVQSSGGSDGRLPIRDEDCDIKETGREEDGGIKNKNELQLMDVDIVGEGNEAGKAEEEDEEVGGGGGGEEEEEEGGGEGGGEKSKKDNGFKFDTGSNGLEWLLGSRSKIYLTSERPSKKRKLLGGDSGLEKVLVCHPVEGFSSLCHYCSKGDMGDQLNRLIICSSCGVAVHQRCYGMQDDVDGTWLCSWCKQKKDGQSGDRPCLLCPKQGGALKHAQKTENQGLQVEYAHLFCCQWMPEVYVENIRTMEPIMNIDGINDTQRKLVCYLCKVKFGACVRCSYGACRTSFHPLCAREAKHRMEIWGRRGCDEVELRAFCSKHSEVDNGTSGQCTGDMLVPVGPDSKNQAVKPSADRIHKFGRRNGDKVAVNIEIDDLSVNADKMNNGVLHVDGLSDNRSNSEVQSELVDLQQHFNNGTSGVEATDDDDVSETMNLNMMVRKLIDQGKVDMKDLAEEFGVSPDSLAPVLKENLAVPGLNGKIVTWLKHHGNVGSLHKTVKVKIKSSTSSMDEDHMSVPVDSNAVTVSRTEIPNVDRIKCIPPRRRTKSDIRILNNDKVMCTSREMIGDDMVLDEMGCGLPNGDGCPSKGSSAGSEKQNINEGLECEDISATILPEDEGEPSDAVAIGMYQNGPSKVDAASEHNTAAKYDKKNAKSLVALDCVPNLINSESYTHPLIQHKLIAMNNRVDYGGSREREFSQFGASSSSGICCHRHGQQAAPTDWMTKLSVGNREQLVKARKMGVLELSPSDEVEGELIFFQQRLLSCAISRKHFIDDLISKVAKNLQEEIDAARKKKWDAVLLSQYLYDLREAKKQGRKERRHKEAQAVLAAATAAAAASSRISSLRKDAIEESAHAEDLSKGNFSNGRPGIYSQQNPRVKETISRSAAARLSSEKNSDPFSLASDFAVEHPRTCEICGRCETILNPILVCSSCKVAVHLDCYRGVKSSTGPWYCELCEDLLSSRGSGLPTASAWEKPYFVAECGLCGGTAGAFRRSTNGQWIHAFCAEWVLESTFRRGQVNPVDGMESLSKGGEVCVICSRKQGVCIKCNYGNCQSTFHASCARSTGFYMNSKTIGGKLQHKAYCAKHSQEQKAKADTQKHGMEEFKSLKQVRVELERLRLLCERIIKREKLKRELVVCSQDIIASNRESAVLSALTRHPAYHPDVSSESATTSTRGYTDGNRSGSDTIQRSDDVTVDSTIAGKRRIKFPVSMENDQKTDDSSVSQHFVSQKPVDRVSFSGKQVPHRPGVALRILSEDAEKRSRYRK
- the LOC113711074 gene encoding uncharacterized protein isoform X1; translated protein: MLQAWCWKWLVEAMTGGGGGGGAGGGGGGGGQRRRKLNMGNEGKPCPVSVKAPISVEITDKPLSPEELGAPLTPPLRNSFSSMDFFSQARKALCLRGPFDGDDVGSTQTPSISASASASVASTTFLPSALAQLLSKHSDSRKRHKRSHSGTEHKARPEKARGTNIWVETEEYFRDLAVEDIDKLCEVSSLGLSNSDKCFSIPALDNEGNVCNLCSIGDMYNVEIASVQSSGGSDGRLPIRDEDCDIKETGREEDGGIKNKNELQLMDVDIVGEGNEAGKAEEEDEEVGGGGGGEEEEEEGGGEGGGEKSKKDNGFKFDTGSNGLEWLLGSRSKIYLTSERPSKKRKLLGGDSGLEKVLVCHPVEGFSSLCHYCSKGDMGDQLNRLIICSSCGVAVHQRCYGMQDDVDGTWLCSWCKQKKDGQSGDRPCLLCPKQGGALKHAQKTENQGLQVEYAHLFCCQWMPEVYVENIRTMEPIMNIDGINDTQRKLVCYLCKVKFGACVRCSYGACRTSFHPLCAREAKHRMEIWGRRGCDEVELRAFCSKHSEVDNGTSGQCTGDMLVPVGPDSKNQAVKPSADRIHKFGRRNGDKVAVNIEIDDLSVNADKMNNGVLHVDGLSDNRSNSEVQSELVDLQQHFNNGTSGVEATDDDDVSETMNLNMMVRKLIDQGKVDMKDLAEEFGVSPDSLAPVLKENLAVPGLNGKIVTWLKHHGNVGSLHKTVKVKIKSSTSSMDEDHMSVPVDSNAVTVSRTEIPNVDRIKCIPPRRRTKSDIRILNNDKVMCTSREMIGDDMVLDEMGCGLPNGDGCPSKGSSAGSEKQNINEGLECEDISATILPEDEGEPSDAVAIGMYQNGPSKVDAASEHNTAAKYDKKNAKSLVALDCVPNLINSESYTHPLIQHKLIAMNNRVDYGGSREREFSQFGASSSSGICCHRHGQQAAPTDWMTKLSVGNREQLVKARKMGVLELSPSDEVEGELIFFQQRLLSCAISRKHFIDDLISKVAKNLQEEIDAARKKKWDAVLLSQYLYDLREAKKQGRKERRHKEAQAVLAAATAAAAASSRISSLRKDAIEESAHAEDLSKGNFSNGRPGIYSQQNPRVKETISRSAAARLSSEKNSDPFSLASDFAVEHPRTCEICGRCETILNPILVCSSCKVAVHLDCYRGVKSSTGPWYCELCEDLLSSRGSGLPTASAWEKPYFVAECGLCGGTAGAFRRSTNGQWIHAFCAEWVLESTFRRGQVNPVDGMESLSKGGEVCVICSRKQGVCIKCNYGNCQSTFHASCARSTGFYMNSKTIGGKLQHKAYCAKHSQEQKAKADTQKHGMEEFKSLKQVRVELERLRLLCERIIKREKLKRELVVCSQDIIASNRESAVLSALTRHPAYHPDVSSESATTSTRGYTDGNRSGSDTIQRSDDVTVDSTIAGKRRIKFPVSMENDQKTDDSSVSQHFVSQKPVDRVSFSGKQVPHRPGVALRILSEDAEKRSRYRKHPETFEKELVMTSDQASMKNQLLPKGFVYVPIRCLSKEKETLPDACAQEPLEHDG